A single region of the Saprospiraceae bacterium genome encodes:
- a CDS encoding FIST N-terminal domain-containing protein: MNTHAFVAQGPNQLIEQINECSQSFQPTLAIVFCSVSQDIDLIRQVFVDQNIALFGCTTAGEICNTNYYDQAITCLLFDLDTSLFNIFLADDPNQSTYQLAYTSGQYADLCFDNPALLILSGGVRVNAEQIIAGMKAGLRYADTPIFGGLAGDDMHFKQTYAFSSLGKTDDGLLSLIFNRDKVEVVGLATSGWQPIGLEHVITKANENIVYTINDIPALDFFIKYFGTFNDATAENNLLNDFENVSAQYPLQVIRDDGSYILRSPLIADLENRALILAGGVKEGDRFRFSMSPGFKVIENTISEFVDWKKEHSQADASIFFSCIGRHSALGPMIDDEIAGIYRQWNKPMIGFFSYGEIGATKDGQCDFHNETCSVVLLREK, from the coding sequence ATGAATACGCATGCCTTTGTTGCGCAAGGGCCGAATCAACTTATTGAGCAAATAAATGAATGCTCGCAGTCGTTTCAACCCACTTTAGCTATAGTTTTCTGTAGTGTTTCCCAGGATATTGATCTTATTCGCCAGGTCTTCGTAGATCAAAACATTGCTCTTTTTGGCTGTACGACAGCTGGCGAAATATGCAATACCAATTATTATGACCAGGCGATTACTTGTTTGTTATTCGATCTGGATACCAGTTTGTTTAATATTTTTCTTGCCGATGATCCTAATCAATCCACTTATCAATTGGCATACACAAGTGGCCAGTATGCAGACCTTTGCTTCGACAATCCTGCTTTATTGATCTTGTCTGGTGGCGTAAGGGTGAACGCCGAACAAATCATTGCAGGAATGAAAGCTGGCCTCCGTTACGCTGATACACCCATTTTTGGTGGCCTTGCGGGAGATGATATGCATTTCAAACAGACTTACGCCTTCTCTAGCTTGGGAAAAACAGATGATGGTTTATTAAGTTTGATTTTTAATCGGGATAAAGTTGAAGTGGTCGGCTTAGCTACGAGTGGCTGGCAGCCCATCGGGCTGGAGCATGTCATTACCAAAGCAAATGAAAACATTGTTTATACCATTAATGACATTCCGGCTTTAGATTTCTTTATCAAATACTTTGGAACCTTTAATGATGCCACGGCAGAAAATAACTTACTCAATGATTTTGAAAATGTAAGTGCCCAATATCCGCTGCAAGTCATAAGGGATGATGGCAGCTATATTCTCCGTTCGCCACTCATAGCGGATTTAGAAAATCGGGCCTTGATCCTGGCAGGTGGTGTAAAAGAAGGTGACCGATTCAGGTTTTCTATGTCTCCTGGCTTTAAGGTGATAGAAAACACTATTTCCGAATTTGTAGATTGGAAAAAGGAGCACAGTCAGGCCGATGCATCTATCTTTTTCTCTTGTATTGGCCGCCATTCGGCCTTAGGGCCTATGATTGATGACGAAATTGCGGGTATTTATCGGCAATGGAACAAACCAATGATTGGTTTTTTCTCTTATGGTGAAATTGGTGCGACCAAAGATGGTCAATGTGATTTTCACAATGAAACCTGCTCAGTCGTTCTCTTGAGGGAAAAGTAG